A DNA window from Tenuifilaceae bacterium CYCD contains the following coding sequences:
- the metH gene encoding methionine synthase produces MGTMIQRFKLQEEDFRGSLFASHPQNLKGDNDLLVLTRPDVIESIHREYLAAGADIIETNTFNATTISQTDYRMQDWVEKINYEGARIARKVADEFTAMNSSKPRFVAGSMGPTNRTASMSPDVNRPGFRAVTFFDLVLAYSQQAKALIEGGVDVLLVETIFDTLNAKAALFAISNVLDELQRDVPVMVSATIADISGRLLAGQTLEAFLASVSHYPLLSVGLNCAFGAEQLLPYIEEISAKSKFRISVHPNAGLPNQLGQYDQSAEQMATVVEKVLKSNLVNIVGGCCGTTPLHIEKIAGLVDKYSPRQIPSIQKYTRLSGLELLEIRPDTNFVNIGERTNVAGSKKFAKLIADGKYAEAISVAREQVDGGAQAIDICMDDALINAPQAMTEFINMIASEPDIAKVPVMIDSSRFEAIEAGLQCTQGKSIVNSISLKEGESEFIRRAKLIRQYGAAVVVMLFDENGQATTTEHRIAVAERSYRILTQVVGYEPEDIIFDPNVLAIGTGMVEHASQAVSFIETCQWIRQNLPGAKVSGGVSNLSFSFRGNNVIREAIHSVFLYHAINAGMDMGIVNPSLLQVYSQIEPDLLRLTEDLVLNRRRDATERLLAFAQNITQEKTEEHKVQEWRNEPVAKRLKHSLVKGITDFIVDDTNEAFSSLGSAINVIEGPLMDGMAEVGSLFGSGKMFLPQVVKSARVMKAAVAVLEPYLSGTSDLEQNQAQKGTIVLATVKGDVHDIGKNIVGVVLACNGYRIIDLGVMVSVERIIEEVIKNKANILGLSGLITPSLDEMAHVVRELERNNIKIPVLIGGATTSELHTALRIDTGYSGVVVHVKDASQASGVVANLLSDEKRPAYINQVKDNYEKLRENYSARNFSLISLDDARGNSLRLDWNSYNPPVPKQTGVIRFDDYSLAEIRKYIDWTFYFFAWDINGKYPEIFNDPLKGAEAKRLYDEANAMLDEIIEGKLLKAAGVVGVFPAAVKGDNVLIYSDESRKNIISKFPQLRNQEQKDDGVPNLCLSDFVAPIGSKNDWVGCFAVTVGHGADELAEKYRSADDDFKAIMVKIIADRLAEAFAELLHQKVRNEIWAYSPNEDFSLQQILSERYAGIRPAPGYPACPDHRGKQFIFDLLNVTQNTGMILTENFAMNPGASVAGYYFSHPKSKYFTVGKVTQEQVADYAHRLELSVEEVEKFIPTYLAYK; encoded by the coding sequence ATGGGGACAATGATTCAGCGTTTCAAATTGCAGGAGGAAGATTTCCGAGGTTCGCTATTCGCAAGTCATCCCCAAAATCTTAAGGGCGATAACGATCTGTTGGTGCTTACACGTCCCGATGTGATTGAGTCAATCCATAGAGAATACTTGGCTGCAGGTGCCGACATTATTGAAACAAATACTTTCAATGCCACTACAATTTCGCAGACCGATTACAGAATGCAGGATTGGGTTGAGAAAATCAACTACGAGGGGGCTCGTATAGCTCGAAAGGTTGCCGATGAATTTACTGCGATGAATTCCAGTAAGCCCCGTTTTGTGGCTGGGTCAATGGGGCCGACCAACCGCACTGCATCAATGTCGCCCGATGTGAATAGGCCAGGCTTTCGTGCCGTAACATTCTTCGATCTAGTTTTGGCATACAGCCAACAGGCTAAGGCTTTAATTGAGGGTGGTGTTGATGTTCTTTTGGTCGAAACCATTTTTGATACTCTCAACGCTAAGGCGGCTCTGTTTGCAATATCGAATGTGCTCGATGAGTTACAAAGGGATGTCCCAGTAATGGTTTCGGCTACCATTGCCGATATAAGCGGTCGCTTGCTTGCTGGGCAAACCTTGGAGGCTTTTTTAGCATCGGTGTCGCATTATCCTTTGCTTAGCGTTGGATTGAACTGTGCTTTTGGTGCCGAGCAGTTATTGCCATATATCGAGGAGATATCGGCTAAATCTAAATTTCGCATAAGCGTTCACCCAAATGCAGGTTTGCCAAATCAACTTGGTCAGTACGATCAATCGGCAGAGCAAATGGCTACGGTTGTTGAGAAAGTTTTAAAGTCGAACTTGGTTAATATTGTTGGCGGTTGTTGCGGCACAACTCCTCTGCATATAGAGAAGATTGCTGGTTTGGTTGATAAATATTCACCCCGACAAATTCCATCAATTCAAAAATATACCCGTTTATCGGGCTTGGAGTTGTTGGAGATAAGACCCGATACAAACTTCGTGAATATTGGTGAGCGTACCAACGTTGCTGGTTCTAAAAAGTTTGCAAAGTTGATTGCCGATGGTAAGTATGCCGAAGCCATATCCGTTGCACGCGAGCAGGTTGATGGTGGCGCGCAGGCCATTGATATTTGTATGGATGATGCCCTGATTAATGCACCTCAGGCTATGACTGAGTTTATAAATATGATCGCATCGGAGCCCGATATTGCCAAAGTTCCAGTGATGATTGATTCATCGAGGTTTGAGGCAATTGAGGCTGGCTTGCAGTGTACACAGGGTAAAAGTATTGTTAACTCAATTAGTTTGAAGGAGGGTGAGTCGGAATTTATCCGTCGCGCTAAACTTATAAGGCAGTATGGTGCTGCAGTTGTGGTAATGCTTTTCGATGAAAACGGTCAGGCTACAACCACAGAGCATCGTATAGCTGTTGCTGAGCGTTCCTATAGAATTCTTACGCAAGTTGTGGGTTATGAGCCCGAGGATATCATTTTTGATCCAAATGTTCTTGCAATTGGAACTGGAATGGTTGAGCACGCATCGCAGGCTGTGAGTTTTATTGAGACTTGCCAGTGGATTAGGCAAAACCTTCCAGGTGCAAAGGTTAGCGGTGGCGTAAGCAATTTATCGTTCTCGTTTAGGGGGAACAATGTTATTCGCGAGGCTATTCATTCCGTTTTCCTATACCATGCCATAAATGCAGGAATGGATATGGGTATTGTGAATCCTTCTCTTTTGCAGGTTTACTCGCAGATTGAGCCCGATTTATTGAGGTTGACAGAGGATTTGGTTTTAAATCGCAGGCGCGATGCTACCGAGCGTTTGCTTGCGTTTGCTCAAAATATAACACAGGAAAAGACCGAGGAGCATAAGGTACAAGAGTGGCGTAACGAGCCAGTGGCGAAACGCTTGAAGCACTCTCTTGTAAAAGGGATAACCGATTTTATAGTTGACGATACCAACGAGGCATTTAGCAGTTTAGGATCTGCAATTAATGTGATTGAAGGCCCATTGATGGATGGAATGGCCGAGGTTGGTAGTCTGTTTGGTTCAGGTAAGATGTTTCTACCTCAGGTTGTAAAAAGTGCAAGGGTGATGAAAGCTGCTGTGGCGGTTCTTGAGCCCTACTTAAGTGGCACTTCAGATCTTGAGCAAAACCAAGCGCAGAAAGGTACCATTGTTTTGGCAACAGTTAAGGGCGATGTGCACGATATTGGAAAAAATATCGTGGGTGTTGTGCTGGCCTGCAACGGTTACCGAATTATCGACTTGGGCGTAATGGTTTCCGTGGAGAGAATTATTGAGGAGGTTATAAAGAACAAGGCCAATATCCTTGGTTTGAGTGGACTTATTACTCCATCGCTCGATGAAATGGCACACGTTGTAAGAGAGTTGGAACGAAACAATATTAAAATTCCGGTACTAATTGGTGGCGCAACCACATCGGAGTTGCATACCGCTTTGCGGATTGATACAGGATATTCGGGCGTAGTTGTTCACGTAAAGGATGCATCGCAGGCTAGTGGAGTTGTGGCTAATCTTTTGAGTGATGAAAAACGCCCCGCGTACATCAATCAGGTGAAAGATAATTATGAGAAGTTACGTGAGAACTACAGCGCAAGAAATTTCTCCTTGATTTCTTTGGATGATGCACGAGGTAACTCGTTGAGGTTGGATTGGAATTCATACAATCCTCCAGTCCCTAAGCAAACAGGTGTAATCAGGTTTGATGATTACTCTTTGGCAGAAATCAGAAAGTATATCGATTGGACATTTTACTTCTTTGCTTGGGATATCAATGGAAAATACCCCGAGATCTTCAACGATCCGTTGAAAGGTGCTGAGGCAAAGCGTTTGTACGACGAGGCTAACGCTATGCTCGATGAAATTATAGAAGGAAAACTCCTGAAAGCGGCTGGAGTTGTAGGCGTATTTCCAGCTGCGGTAAAAGGCGATAATGTTTTAATTTATTCGGATGAATCGAGAAAAAACATTATTTCGAAGTTCCCTCAATTACGCAATCAGGAGCAAAAGGATGATGGTGTTCCAAATCTTTGTTTGTCGGATTTTGTTGCGCCGATTGGTTCAAAGAACGATTGGGTAGGATGCTTTGCTGTAACAGTAGGTCACGGTGCCGATGAACTTGCTGAAAAGTATCGCTCTGCTGACGATGATTTCAAGGCTATAATGGTGAAAATTATTGCCGATAGGCTTGCAGAGGCTTTCGCAGAACTGTTGCACCAGAAGGTTCGTAATGAAATTTGGGCTTACAGTCCAAACGAGGATTTTTCTTTACAGCAGATTTTGTCGGAGCGTTATGCTGGTATTCGTCCCGCTCCAGGATATCCTGCTTGTCCCGATCATCGTGGTAAGCAGTTTATTTTCGACTTGCTAAATGTCACCCAAAACACTGGGATGATCTTAACCGAGAATTTTGCAATGAATCCGGGGGCTTCGGTTGCTGGTTACTACTTCTCGCATCCCAAATCAAAGTATTTTACGGTTGGAAAAGTTACGCAGGAGCAGGTGGCTGATTATGCTCATCGTTTGGAGTTGAGTGTTGAGGAGGTTGAGAAGTTTATTCCAACATATTTGGCGTATAAGTAG
- a CDS encoding methylenetetrahydrofolate reductase translates to MKVIDIISQSKSTLFSFELLPPLKGHNVQTIFDTIDKLLEFAPAYINITYHREEVIYRPNPDGGVMPVKVRQRPGTVGLAAAIRFRYGIDVVPHIICGGFDANETEDALVDLEFLGIQNVLLLRGDADKVIGRFEPKRGGHRHAVDLVKQVSNFNKGVFLESLMERPKQIDFCIGVAGYPEKHPESPNFESDIRYLKAKVDAGASYIVTQMFFDNSKYFQFVDNCRDAGIQVPIIPGIKPISVKDHLSSLPKVFGVCFPQELVSMVENCKSNSDVYEVGIEWTTNQVKELKSSGVPAIHFYTMGRPDNISRIAKAVF, encoded by the coding sequence ATGAAGGTAATAGATATAATAAGCCAATCGAAATCAACACTTTTTTCTTTCGAGTTGCTTCCTCCACTAAAGGGGCATAACGTACAAACTATTTTCGATACTATCGATAAACTTTTAGAATTCGCCCCTGCCTATATCAACATAACGTACCACCGCGAGGAGGTTATTTACCGCCCCAATCCAGATGGAGGTGTAATGCCCGTAAAAGTACGCCAACGACCTGGAACTGTTGGATTGGCTGCTGCAATTCGGTTTCGATATGGAATAGATGTTGTTCCTCATATTATTTGCGGAGGTTTTGATGCTAACGAAACCGAAGATGCTCTTGTGGATTTAGAATTCTTAGGCATTCAAAATGTACTGTTGTTGCGTGGCGATGCCGATAAAGTTATTGGTCGCTTTGAACCAAAACGTGGAGGGCATAGGCATGCTGTGGATTTGGTAAAGCAGGTGAGCAATTTTAATAAAGGAGTATTCCTTGAGAGCTTGATGGAGAGGCCAAAACAAATCGATTTTTGTATTGGTGTGGCAGGATATCCCGAAAAGCACCCCGAGTCGCCGAACTTTGAGTCGGACATTCGGTATCTTAAGGCGAAGGTTGATGCAGGGGCCAGTTATATAGTTACCCAGATGTTTTTTGATAATTCAAAATATTTTCAATTTGTAGATAACTGCCGGGATGCCGGAATACAGGTGCCCATTATCCCTGGAATTAAGCCCATATCGGTGAAGGATCATTTAAGCAGTTTACCCAAAGTGTTTGGTGTATGCTTTCCTCAAGAACTAGTATCGATGGTTGAAAACTGCAAATCAAACAGCGATGTTTACGAAGTAGGAATAGAGTGGACTACCAATCAAGTTAAAGAGTTAAAAAGTTCAGGTGTGCCTGCAATTCATTTTTACACAATGGGACGCCCCGATAATATAAGCCGAATTGCTAAAGCAGTTTTTTAA
- a CDS encoding amidohydrolase, which yields MTNAIFTIMKRFTTLILIAILAMACTKRKNVDLIVTNAKIYSVDSAFSVYESMAIDKGKIVALLNNSDINREYESKTVLDANGKYIYPGFIDPHCHFLGYGLGLPNAWLADAKNWEEVVNRLIENQKQYATEWVKGRGWNQNEWSIKQFPTNDLLNKAFPNKPVYIVRIDGHAAIANQKALELAGINNKTTVNGGEIVKINGKPTGVLIDNAMELVRKCIPESTKEEKSKALINAQKNCFAVGLTSIHDAGLDTDEVILIDSLQKAGSLKMRINAMLNPTPSNYKTFICKGVYQTDRLTVRSIKIYADGALGSRGALLLEPYSDDPKNKGIQVEPAEKLDSICKMANDAGYQVCTHCIGDAAVRLMIDIYSKYLDENNDTRWRIEHSQVVDPQDLPRYAKYHIIPSVQTTHATSDMDWADERLGSRIKYAYAYQDLLQQNGWLPNGSDFPIEQVNPLYGFYSGVTRQHFNGEPKDGFQMENALTREQALRAMTIWAAKSCFEENTKGSIGVGKVADFVLLDFDLMNDSTQNIPNVKVLQTYVNGEKVFDINN from the coding sequence ATGACTAATGCAATCTTTACGATAATGAAAAGATTCACGACATTAATCCTAATTGCAATTCTGGCAATGGCATGTACTAAACGAAAAAATGTAGACTTAATTGTAACCAATGCAAAAATATACTCAGTCGATTCCGCTTTTTCTGTTTACGAAAGCATGGCAATCGACAAAGGAAAAATTGTTGCCCTGCTAAACAACTCAGATATAAATCGGGAATATGAATCCAAAACCGTATTAGATGCCAACGGCAAATATATTTACCCAGGATTTATTGACCCTCATTGCCACTTTTTAGGTTATGGACTTGGATTACCCAACGCATGGCTAGCCGATGCTAAGAATTGGGAAGAAGTTGTAAACAGACTTATTGAGAACCAAAAGCAATATGCCACCGAATGGGTAAAAGGGCGTGGCTGGAACCAAAACGAATGGAGTATAAAACAATTCCCCACAAACGATTTGCTCAACAAGGCCTTTCCCAACAAACCCGTTTACATTGTTAGGATTGATGGCCACGCTGCAATCGCAAATCAAAAAGCGCTCGAACTAGCGGGAATCAACAATAAAACAACGGTTAACGGTGGCGAAATTGTTAAGATTAACGGAAAACCCACCGGCGTTTTGATCGATAATGCCATGGAACTTGTTAGGAAATGTATACCAGAATCCACAAAAGAAGAAAAATCCAAAGCGTTGATCAACGCTCAAAAGAACTGTTTTGCGGTTGGATTAACAAGCATTCACGATGCAGGACTAGATACCGATGAAGTAATTTTGATTGATTCGCTCCAAAAGGCAGGCTCATTAAAAATGAGGATTAATGCAATGCTCAACCCCACTCCTTCTAATTACAAAACATTCATTTGCAAAGGGGTTTACCAGACCGATAGGCTAACCGTACGCTCTATTAAAATTTACGCAGACGGCGCATTGGGATCGCGTGGGGCATTGCTTCTAGAGCCCTATTCAGATGATCCTAAAAATAAAGGCATTCAGGTTGAACCAGCCGAAAAACTCGACTCTATTTGCAAAATGGCCAACGATGCGGGCTACCAAGTTTGTACTCATTGCATTGGCGATGCTGCCGTAAGGCTGATGATTGATATTTACTCGAAGTACTTAGATGAGAATAATGATACACGCTGGAGAATAGAACACTCTCAGGTTGTAGATCCACAGGATTTACCAAGGTATGCGAAGTACCATATCATCCCATCGGTTCAAACCACACATGCCACCTCGGACATGGACTGGGCCGATGAACGTTTAGGCTCTAGGATTAAATATGCGTACGCATACCAAGACCTATTACAACAAAACGGCTGGCTACCCAACGGAAGCGATTTTCCCATTGAGCAGGTAAATCCACTTTACGGGTTTTACTCGGGCGTTACCCGTCAGCATTTCAACGGCGAACCCAAGGATGGCTTCCAAATGGAGAATGCTCTTACACGAGAGCAGGCGCTCCGGGCCATGACCATTTGGGCCGCAAAATCATGCTTCGAGGAAAACACTAAAGGCAGTATAGGGGTTGGCAAAGTGGCTGATTTCGTACTTCTCGATTTTGACCTTATGAATGATTCTACCCAAAATATCCCCAATGTAAAAGTCTTACAGACATACGTTAATGGAGAAAAAGTGTTCGACATAAACAACTAG
- a CDS encoding endonuclease, producing MFYNVENLFDPFNDSLTRDDDFTPDGARHWTWSKMEKKINGIFKVIMAVGEFDPPVIVGFSEVENGFVMHQLIKETPLAKFDYRMVHRESPDPRGIDVALIYRPDRFQLLEKDFFTVTFPDDTSHRTREILYAKGLMSQDTLHIFVNHWPSKFGGELESESGRYAAAYTLKNKVDSIMVFYPDARILIMGDLNDEPESDPVVKGFGVCLSEDTLCSYGFVNISAILKQRGQGSYKYQGVWGIIDQIIVSRSLLNKNHKLFTTPANANVFSADFLLEPDDAFVGKKPFRTFQGYRYHGGFSDHLPVYIDLLENVGY from the coding sequence ATGTTCTATAACGTCGAGAACCTTTTCGACCCGTTTAACGATTCTCTAACCCGCGACGATGATTTTACCCCCGATGGCGCTCGCCATTGGACTTGGAGTAAGATGGAGAAGAAAATCAATGGAATTTTTAAGGTGATAATGGCTGTTGGTGAGTTTGATCCACCTGTCATTGTTGGCTTTTCTGAGGTTGAGAATGGGTTTGTAATGCATCAATTGATTAAGGAGACCCCATTGGCAAAATTCGATTACAGAATGGTTCATCGTGAATCGCCCGACCCTAGGGGTATTGATGTGGCGTTAATTTATCGGCCAGATAGGTTTCAACTGTTGGAAAAGGATTTTTTCACGGTAACGTTCCCTGATGACACTTCACATCGAACTCGAGAGATTTTATACGCTAAAGGATTGATGTCTCAGGATACATTGCACATTTTTGTGAATCACTGGCCTTCGAAGTTTGGTGGTGAGTTAGAATCGGAATCAGGGCGTTACGCTGCAGCCTATACTCTAAAAAACAAGGTGGATTCAATAATGGTTTTTTATCCTGATGCACGTATCCTGATTATGGGCGATTTAAACGATGAACCCGAGTCCGACCCTGTGGTAAAAGGGTTTGGTGTATGTTTGAGTGAAGACACATTGTGCAGTTATGGTTTTGTGAATATCTCTGCAATTCTCAAGCAGAGAGGGCAGGGAAGTTATAAGTACCAAGGAGTATGGGGAATAATTGACCAGATAATTGTATCGCGCAGTTTACTTAATAAAAATCACAAACTATTCACAACTCCTGCTAATGCTAACGTTTTTAGTGCTGATTTTCTACTTGAACCCGATGATGCATTTGTGGGCAAAAAGCCTTTCCGGACATTTCAGGGCTACCGTTACCACGGTGGTTTCAGCGACCATTTGCCAGTTTATATCGATTTGTTGGAGAATGTTGGCTATTAG